A single Anopheles funestus chromosome 2RL, idAnoFuneDA-416_04, whole genome shotgun sequence DNA region contains:
- the LOC125762665 gene encoding RB-associated KRAB zinc finger protein-like, with the protein MLSVCRLCARWAKCVAKIDDLQLNNLQHAKDAVKQMFYLDLSCPPSYPNQVCLECVQYLEYSYVFHQQLLNAEKVFQTLQERDELTQRLLETKNAGDALQFAEMVEEESGTELPQQEANEFFESVDNGKDHEERNATTDEDESAPPKLSERVIEIKIEAIEELEIVSCPLETADTNSEQSLFAKEISSITDEDEDENHSPDVEVHYAHTNRTTKGMNETRRAPMAVTVPPEQKPNRTLVRNKCYVCYRIYGTEAELMSHLIKHNDLLPYRCRQCSTPDCVFEFRTNQALNKHLETHWYPFECGECRLRFKKKDNINDHLRNVHMFESWYTCKWCGLKFQELRKFRLHVAAHRNMKSGRPQKTHNVHVHQKRLHPYARQLNMCSYCNRFKHRSNCEQHEQYNWQTETLFKCTEISCSKTFNSFREWRRHMKKHFPNESVYLKRVNTLPESLRDPNTYPQACAAQNCSYVVPAPRSMFAHYGMHNPAYHCRKCKARMDLPTLRVHACHMH; encoded by the exons ATGCTTTCTGTGTGCCGGTTGTGTGCCCGCTGGGCTAAATGTGTTGCAAAGATAGATGATCTTCAGCTGAACAATTTACAGCACGCGAAAGACGCGGTCAAGCAAATGTTCTATCTGGAT CTGTCATGTCCACCTTCGTATCCGAATCAAGTGTGCCTAGAATGCGTGCAATACCTCGAGTACAGCTACGTTTTTCACCAGCAGTTACTGAACGCGGAGAAGGTTTTCCAAACGCTGCAGGAACGGGACGAATTAACCCAGCGGTTGTTAGAAACGAAAAATGCTGGAGATGCATTACAGTTTGCAGAGATGGTAGAAGAGGAATCGGGTACTGAACTGCCACAACAGGAGGCCAATGAATTTTTCGAATCGGTCGATAATGGTAAAGATCACGAAGAGAGGAATGCAACAACGGACGAAGACGAGAGTGCACCGCCCAAACTATCGGAACGCGTGATCGAAATAAAGATTGAAGCGATCGAGGAGCTGGAAATTGTTAGCTGTCCACTAGAAACTGCTGACACCAATAGTGAACAATCGCTATTCGCCAAGGAAATAAGTAGTATTactgatgaagatgaagatgaaaatcACTCTCCAGATGTTGAAGTACACTATGCACATACAAATAGAACAACAAAGGGAATGAATGAGACGCGTCGCGCACCGATGGCAGTAACGGTACCACCGGAACAAAAACCGAATCGTACACTCGTTCGAAACAAGTGTTATGTCTGCTATAGAATTTATGGAACGGAGGCGGAACTTATGTCCCATCTGATAAAGCACAACGATTTGTTGCCATATCGTTGCCGACAGTGCAGTACGCCCGACTGTGTCTTCGAGTTTCGTACGAACCAAGCACTGAACAAGCACCTGGAAACGCATTGGTATCCGTTCGAGTGTGGCGAGTGTCGTTTGcgcttcaaaaaaaaggacaacatCAATGACCATTTGCGCAATGTGCATATGTTTGAAAGCTGGTACACTTGCAAATGGTGTGGTTTGAAATTTCAAGAATTGCGTAAATTTCGTCTTCACGTGGCTGCTCATCGCAATATGAAATCGGGCcggccccaaaaaacacacaatgtgCACGTGCACCAAAAACGGTTGCACCCGTATGCAAGACAATTGAACATGTGTTCTTATTGTAATCGTTTTAAACACCGTTCAAACTGCGAACAGCACGAGCAGTATAATTGGCAAACAGAAACCCTGTTTAAATGTACCGAGATATCGTGTAGTAAGACGTTTAACAGCTTTCGCGAATGGCGACGACACATGAAGAAACACTTTCCGAACGAATCGGTATATTTGAAGCGGGTGAATACGTTGCCGGAATCGCTTCGAGATCCAAACACCTATCCACAGGCATGTGCGGCACAAAACTGTAGCTACGTGGTACCAGCACCACGGTCAATGTTTGCCCACTATGGCATGCACAATCCGGCGTACCATTGCCGGAAATGCAAGGCGCGCATGGATCTACCAACGTTGCGTGTTCACGCATGCCACATGCATTGA
- the LOC125762661 gene encoding zinc finger protein ZFP2-like, which produces MDILIEPDCYKVCRICMESCEDDFVCVYDEFEDVLLSEVIKECARVEIRKNDALPRNACRNCAEYMIIAYHIIQKCRDSDVTFRSIFKHELNLHREEKQTDSSAVAELRAEDIDPSGYEFLLANGYDDMMLDDEGMLLENANANCDFATSSDKKTDDNAEAFVETAIQQLLPVQPSQQDDYQQCEDVTEQESLHTEQMKQVLTNEDVALILKYGAIDMAKNDTVHESSETNEEDISFGASERQQKCCGCRKLFDSEQSLREHCQTVHLPMESSPSRSAMDEGKPLRCLLCFKRFSSQHLLKEHQRSVNRKYACPQCGKRFMTQANLDIHSKCHKNTETYKCCGCRMDFEQELELLVHSQEVHRPERTFDVEKPFECDTCYRRYPTRKSLATHKRLIRQFQCQLCGAMFMKQLFLKLHLERAHQQQAVEKSRRCCGGCKEVFEDAAALRDHSERVHKPTDGSAGSGTDDGKPFECNICRKRFASAFFLLQHQQKVYRPKCYPCTICGRTFGRAHDLSNHKTTHSNEAPFECSVCGRRFKNKLYLKNHLKLHTSNTKDQVCVECGKGFRTKDLLKTHLISHSQERKYACKACPATFKRLQCLKIHTRVHTREKAFECTVCRKRYVQSSDLKRHMRTHNPGDEGKPFQCEYCLRRYPRKDYLKVHIRKQHLEKTDSGQAMLLQDVGLGESPNEVDDFMHC; this is translated from the coding sequence ATGGATATCTTGATCGAGCCAGACTGCTACAAGGTGTGCCGTATATGCATGGAAAGCTGCGAGGATGATTTCGTGTGCGTGTACGACGAGTTCGAGGATGTGCTGCTGAGCGAAGTTATCAAAGAGTGTGCCCGGGTAGAAATACGCAAGAACGACGCACTGCCACGGAATGCATGTCGGAACTGTGCCGAGTACATGATCATTGCGTACCACATCATACAGAAATGCCGCGACTCGGACGTAACGTTTCGCTCCATCTTCAAGCATGAGCTAAACCTACATcgggaagaaaagcaaacggaTTCGTCGGCGGTGGCGGAACTGCGTGCAGAAGATATCGACCCGTCGGGTTATGAGTTTCTGCTAGCCAACGGGTACGATGACATGATGCTGGACGATGAGGGTATGCTGCTGGAGAACGCGAATGCAAATTGTGATTTCGCAACATCGAGCGATAAGAAGACTGATGATAATGCGGAAGCATTTGTTGAAACTGCTATCCAGCAGCTACTCCCCGTACAGCCGTCACAGCAGGACGATTATCAGCAGTGTGAAGATGTTACCGAACAAGAATCATTACATAcggaacaaatgaaacaagttTTAACGAACGAAGACGTAGCTTTGATCCTGAAGTACGGTGCAATAGATATGGCAAAAAACGATACGGTTCACGAGTCAAGCGAAACCAACGAAGAAGACATTTCGTTCGGTGCTTCTGAACGGCAACAAAAGTGTTGCGGTTGCCGGAAACTGTTTGACAGTGAGCAAAGCTTGCGCGAACATTGTCAAACCGTTCATCTGCCGATGGAATCGTCCCCATCCAGGAGTGCCATGGACGAAGGAAAACCTTTGCGCTGTTTGCTGTGTTTCAAGCGCTTCAGCAGCCAACACTTGCTCAAAGAGCATCAACGATCCGTCAACCGGAAGTACGCTTGTCCGCAGTGTGGCAAGCGGTTCATGACCCAAGCAAATCTAGACATTCACAGCAAATGTCACAAGAATACGGAAACGTACAAATGCTGCGGCTGTCGAATGGATTTCGAACAGGAATTGGAACTGTTGGTACATTCGCAGGAAGTGCACCGACCAGAACGCACGTTCGATGTCGAAAAACCGTTCGAATGTGACACATGCTATCGGCGCTATCCGACACGGAAATCGTTGGCAACGCACAAACGACTGATCAGACAGTTCCAATGCCAACTATGTGGTGCCATGTTTATGAAGCAACTTTTCCTTAAACTTCATTTGGAGCGAGCGCATCAACAGCAGGCTGTGGAAAAGAGTCGACGATGCTGCGGTGGTTGCAAGGAAGTCTTCGAGGATGCTGCTGCCCTGCGGGACCATTCCGAGCGCGTTCACAAACCCACCGATGGGTCGGCAGGTTCCGGTACGGACGATGGTAAACCATTCGAGTGTAACATCTGTCGGAAGCGCTTTGCTTCGGCGTTCTTCTTGctgcaacaccaacaaaaggTGTACCGGCCGAAGTGCTACCCGTGCACAATCTGTGGCCGTACGTTTGGGCGTGCACATGACCTTTCCAACCACAAGACAACACACTCGAACGAAGCGCCTTTCGAATGTAGTGTGTGTGGACGACGGTTTAAGAACAAGCTCTATCTGAAGAACCATCTCAAGCTGCACACGAGCAACACTAAGGATCAGGTGTGCGTCGAGTGTGGCAAGGGTTTCCGGACGAAAGATTTGCTGAAGACACACCTCATAAGCCACTCGCAGGAGCGCAAATATGCCTGTAAAGCATGTCCGGCCACATTCAAACGGTTGCAGTGTTTGAAAATACACACCCGCGTCCATACCCGCGAGAAAGCATTCGAGTGTACCGTCTGCCGCAAACGATACGTCCAATCATCCGATTTGAAAAGGCACATGCGCACCCACAATCCCGGCGACGAAGGAAAACCGTTCCAGTGTGAGTACTGTTTGCGAAGATATCCGAGAAAGGACTACCTGAAGGTACACATCCGGAAACAGCATCTGGAGAAAACGGATAGCGGACAGGCGATGCTGCTGCAGGATGTGGGTCTGGGTGAATCACCGAATGAGGTTGATGATTTCATGCACTGCTAG
- the LOC125762670 gene encoding probable RNA polymerase II nuclear localization protein SLC7A6OS isoform X2 — translation MATVIRLKRRVDEDPLNAFVLNCKRQRVEGGTGVDEDDNANAAAAGTSTILKFAGTFTKAEGIATHIQNIHKDQAKDALSRVHRPNITSRNRLAAKQSAQNSRFKIVNCTRSIATVDSDTSDNPIATTIVDVERESGTARLENTNVPPDMPALATVTPDIVNSVTHGGASNLQQQQEQQEQQHHQLEQAPYFYEHGVHYVYDLYVADASQDVTHIPYYIDNLDDLSVMVCDDPLYSSHRGLDSDDSSDTDSEDSNAEGNWRNDYPDEEDHPDGDSVDEEDMARAVEDLDLGERELSSDEDYVRYDNEEEEEDEFAYPRDVGVLYTDEEEDSDSDTEGVNRDDVRRYGTAYARYKARILREEKRGPAESSSSSSEENFDLYD, via the exons ATGGCAACTGTGATACGACTTAAGAGACGAGTGGAtgaagatccgttgaatgCATTTGTGCTGAACTGTAAACGGCAACGCGTCGAAGGTGGTACGGGAGTAGATGAGGATGACAATGCGAACGCGGCTGCGGCGGGTACTTCAACCATACTAAAGTTTGCTGGCACATTTACTAAG GCTGAAGGCATCGCAACGCAcatacaaaacatacacaaagatCAAGCAAAGGATGCTTTGTCGCGAGTGCACCGACCCAACATAACCTCCCGGAACCGGCTGGCAGCGAAACAGAGCGCACAAAACAGCCGATTCAAAATTGTCAACTGCACGCGCTCGATCGCAACTGTGGACAGTGATACGAGTGATAATCCAATCGCTACAACGATCGTAGACGTAGAGCGGGAATCGGGGACGGCTCGGTTGGAAAATACGAACGTCCCTCCGGACATGCCAGCGCTGGCTACCGTTACGCCGGATATAGTGAATTCCGTGACACATGGTGGAGCATCAAatctacagcagcagcaggagcagcagGAACAACAGCATCACCAGTTGGAACAGGCGCCATATTTTTACGAACACGGTGTACACTACGTCTACGATCTGTATGTAGCCGATGCGAGCCAGGATGTTACGCACATTCCCTACTACATCGACAATCTGGACGATCTCAG TGTCATGGTGTGTGATGATCCACTCTATTCATCCCATCGGGGTCTCGATTCGGACGATTCGAGTGATACAGATTCGGAAGATTCTAATGCTGAGGGTAACTGGCGCAACGATTACCCAGACGAGGAAGATCACCCGGACGGGGATAGCGTTGACGAGGAGGACATGGCACGCGCGGTGGAGGATCTTGATTTGG GCGAAAGGGAATTATCCTCGGACGAAGATTACGTGCGGTACGACaacgaggaggaagaggaggatgAGTTTGCTTACCCACGGGATGTCGGTGTGCTGTACACGGACGAGGAAGAAGATTCCGACAGCGACACGGAAGGAGTTAATCGGGATGATGTTCGGCGCTATGGTACAGCGTACGCACGTTACAAAGCACGCATCCTGCGGGAAGAGAAACGTGGACCAGCCGAGAGTAGTAGTTCTAGCTCggaggaaaattttgatttgtATGATTAA
- the LOC125762670 gene encoding probable RNA polymerase II nuclear localization protein SLC7A6OS isoform X1, whose translation MATVIRLKRRVDEDPLNAFVLNCKRQRVEGGTGVDEDDNANAAAAGTSTILKFAGTFTKAEGIATHIQNIHKDQAKDALSRVHRPNITSRNRLAAKQSAQNSRFKIVNCTRSIATVDSDTSDNPIATTIVDVERESGTARLENTNVPPDMPALATVTPDIVNSVTHGGASNLQQQQEQQEQQHHQLEQAPYFYEHGVHYVYDLYVADASQDVTHIPYYIDNLDDLSVMVCDDPLYSSHRGLDSDDSSDTDSEDSNAEGNWRNDYPDEEDHPDGDSVDEEDMARAVEDLDLEGERELSSDEDYVRYDNEEEEEDEFAYPRDVGVLYTDEEEDSDSDTEGVNRDDVRRYGTAYARYKARILREEKRGPAESSSSSSEENFDLYD comes from the exons ATGGCAACTGTGATACGACTTAAGAGACGAGTGGAtgaagatccgttgaatgCATTTGTGCTGAACTGTAAACGGCAACGCGTCGAAGGTGGTACGGGAGTAGATGAGGATGACAATGCGAACGCGGCTGCGGCGGGTACTTCAACCATACTAAAGTTTGCTGGCACATTTACTAAG GCTGAAGGCATCGCAACGCAcatacaaaacatacacaaagatCAAGCAAAGGATGCTTTGTCGCGAGTGCACCGACCCAACATAACCTCCCGGAACCGGCTGGCAGCGAAACAGAGCGCACAAAACAGCCGATTCAAAATTGTCAACTGCACGCGCTCGATCGCAACTGTGGACAGTGATACGAGTGATAATCCAATCGCTACAACGATCGTAGACGTAGAGCGGGAATCGGGGACGGCTCGGTTGGAAAATACGAACGTCCCTCCGGACATGCCAGCGCTGGCTACCGTTACGCCGGATATAGTGAATTCCGTGACACATGGTGGAGCATCAAatctacagcagcagcaggagcagcagGAACAACAGCATCACCAGTTGGAACAGGCGCCATATTTTTACGAACACGGTGTACACTACGTCTACGATCTGTATGTAGCCGATGCGAGCCAGGATGTTACGCACATTCCCTACTACATCGACAATCTGGACGATCTCAG TGTCATGGTGTGTGATGATCCACTCTATTCATCCCATCGGGGTCTCGATTCGGACGATTCGAGTGATACAGATTCGGAAGATTCTAATGCTGAGGGTAACTGGCGCAACGATTACCCAGACGAGGAAGATCACCCGGACGGGGATAGCGTTGACGAGGAGGACATGGCACGCGCGGTGGAGGATCTTGATTTGG AAGGCGAAAGGGAATTATCCTCGGACGAAGATTACGTGCGGTACGACaacgaggaggaagaggaggatgAGTTTGCTTACCCACGGGATGTCGGTGTGCTGTACACGGACGAGGAAGAAGATTCCGACAGCGACACGGAAGGAGTTAATCGGGATGATGTTCGGCGCTATGGTACAGCGTACGCACGTTACAAAGCACGCATCCTGCGGGAAGAGAAACGTGGACCAGCCGAGAGTAGTAGTTCTAGCTCggaggaaaattttgatttgtATGATTAA